The nucleotide window CTTGTTGAAATGAAACATGAGCAGTATTTCAGTCGCGTTAAAATGGGATGTGCAGTTCTCCCAAATGACCATCTTTATGAGTCATTGGTATTTTACACTGCGGTAGTCCGACTGACTGTAAGTCATCTGCTGCAATCATAGCATGCTACTTACTTCTTTATTTAACATGGCTTAATATTCTAGTCACTTTAACAGAAATCATGCAactatatttaacaaaaatactAAAGTCACTTTCTGACATACATTATAAGACAGAGACACCTTAGGATGTTCTCTGACTTACATTATAAAACAGAGACTCTTTAGGATATTCTCTGACTTACATTATAAAACAGGTACTCCTTAGGATGTTCTCTGACTTACATTATAAAACAGAGACACCTTAGGATGTTCTGACTTACATTATAAAACAGAGACTCTTTAGGATATTCTCTGACTTACATTATAAAACAGAGACTCCTTAGGATGCTTTCCGTACTCTCCGTAGATTCGTTCCTGGATGATCCCCATCCCCGCTGTCAAGAATAGTGCCACCGTCAACATCACAAGACCTGTCGATGATAAGCAAACTATAAAATCTCCTAGAAATAATACTGTCTGTTGCTGATTATCAGAAAAAGCAACTTTTGGTCATAATTTATCATTCTAATCACAATCAGACCCTTGAACCTAattctaatcaaaatcagatccTTTAACCTCAATTTATTCACAATCAGACCCTTTAATCTCAATCTAATCACAATCAGATCCTTTAACCTCAATCTAATCACAATCAGATCCTTTAACCTCACTCTAATCACTATCAGATACTTTAACCTCACTCTATTCACAATCAGATCCTTTAACCTCACTCTATTCACAATCGGATACTTTAACCTCACTCTATTCACAATCAGATACTTTAACCTCTCTCTTATCACTATCAGATGCTTTAACCTCACTCTATTCACAATCAGATACTTTAACCTTACTCTAATCACAATCAGATCCTTTAACCTCACTCTAATCACAATCAGATACTTTAACCTCACTCTAATCACAATCAGATCCTTTAACCTCACTCTATTCACAATCAGATCCTTTAACCTCACTCTATTCACAATCAGATCCTTTAACCTCACTCTAATCACAATCAGATCATTTAACCTCAATCTAATCACAATCAGATACTTTAACCTCACTCTAATCACAATCACATCCTTTACCCTCTCTCTAATTACAATCACATCCTTTAACCTCACTCTAATCACAATCAGATCCTTTAACCTCTCTCTAATTACAATCAGATCCTTTAACCTCACTCTAATCACAATCAGATACTTTACCCTCTCTCTAATTACAATCACATCCTTTAGCCTCACACTAATCACAATCGCATCCTTTAACCTCAATATAATCACAATTGCATTCTTTAACCTCAATATAATCACAATTGCATTCTTTAACCTCAATATAATCACAATTGCATTCTTTAACCTCACACTAATCACAATCAGATACTTTAACCTCATTCTAATCACAATCACATCCTTTATCCACTCTCTAATCACAATCAGATCCTTTAATGACCTCACTCAGCTCACGCCATGCAAAGTAGAAGTTTAAAGCAGCTTCAATTCTGTATACTGGCCTTCAACATGTGTTTGATCAGAGTGATGTGTGAATGTGTCATTGTGCAATGTATGTAATGTTTAATCAATAATTATAACAACACATGATACAGAAAATCGTATTGGTCAAAACATAAAACATTCATACTGTTACACATTGTCTGCAGAAAAATTCAACTTGTGTCTGTCATAGGatgtaatttattcattatcataattgattaatttgttttattgacAAATTGACTTGCGTTCATTCATTCATTGTGTGAGAGTTAATTCCCTTTGATAGTGGTTACTATTACTGGAATGCCCGGGTGAGTAAGGGTGTGTTAGACTTGTTTTTCTAGTTCTGTGAGTGAGTGCTCATGTCTAGCGCTAACTTTAACATTACGCACCTGTTTTTATCGTTAAAAATCCCGACACCTCAAGAGACGGACCTGAACATAAGTAGCTTTATAGCGTTTGTTCATTGACTATAATTACTACAGAGATCTTCTGGATTTCCTAAGCTGTCTTGCATGGTAAGactttattttaattgaaaactattttatatatcaatttaactaaaaataattttatttagtaaattcattttcactttAAACCTTTGTGCGCGGTTGGACGTATGTGagttgaattcattatatttgtaGATTACCACGTTTACCACTTTCATCCCATTCACTGACATTCATGATTCCATGATTTAAATAAACAGCTTCATCATCTTTATCTGCTTTTGGAGTCAATCTGAACTTGGGGGAAAATCTTTATTACCGGATACAACATTATTTAACCCTTGACATATCTAATCTTATGATTTATAGCTTACAGTTGCAAAGAGATTCTACTATTATCTCAGTTTGTGACTTAGAGCTCACAGTCTGTAGAAAATAATCTCACCTAGTGTCCACATCACCAAATCTCTAAACACATTTTCTGCTTCTGTCTCTGGGTCTTTGGACGATGCCTACAACACAAAAGCTCTTGTGAATTTAATTAAACAACAGTGTATATATGAATGTTATTTATGCGAGTTTTCATACTTTACAACACATCAACTACAGCTCCCCATACTGACATGGTATCATAGTGTATTCAGATCAATATACTCCTGTTCGGATTTATTCAGGAAAAGTCTATTCGCCATTATGATTATTAACGTCCAATAGGCCATGCCTTATACTGTAGTCCCATATTTAGCCACAATCTGTTATTGGACAAACattaaacatcacacacacacacacacttagtCCCATACCCTGTAATTAAACAAACTTCATATCCCATACTGTAGTCCTACATTTAGCCACAATCTGTTACTGGACAATCCTTAGACACTTtacatgggccacatcgctcacctagtGAGTgacaccttggcccatatctcaagattttccctacatatgcgcatgtaaaacttttatccccaaTGTGGCCTAAACCTACTCCCTTGGGGCCATACTTTTCCCAAACTTgattctacactatgtcaggaagctttcatacaaatgtaattttaaattttaaaagattttccctatataaatgtatgtaaaatttttgattccctattgtgattttaacaaacttgaatctgcactatgtcaggaagctttcatgtcaatttctacattcctggcccagtgattcttgagaagacgattttcaaagattttccatTGTAAACTTTgctaccctattgtggccccatcctgccctcgggggtcatgattttaacaaacttgaatctgcactatgtcaggaagctttcatgtaaatttcagctcttctggtccagtggctCTTCacatgaagatttttaaatgaccccaccctatttttgcatttttgtaattatccacccattgaagggggcatgacccttcatttaaataatcttgaaagcccttcactcatggatgctttttgccaatttaggttgaaattggccttgtggttctggagaagtgtaaatgtaaaatgtaaaaagacAGACGAcaaacaggcgatcagaaaagctctcttgaacttcagctcaggtgagctaaaaagctaGATCCAACCCTCTTCACAGTGATGGAGTAGGGCGGACTCAGAAACCATAACTTGAGACAATGTCATTGTGCttgaaaagaaatgataaaagatttTAAGATGCatactacactgtacatgtaactttggCCAATGTCAATCGAATCCATACAACCAATTGACATATTATTCTGCCTTCTAAAGACATtcttttttattaaagaaatcCTTTAGGACATTTTTAACATTATGAATTATCTATGAGAGGCCTGTCCTATATTTCTGTACTTTAACTGAACCTCTAAATGTCTGTTATCAGGTGACCATTAAACACCTGAGTGTCACATGATAACAGGCTACCAGGaagaataaacaacaaaccgaaagttgaacaaaatggctcaaCCACCCACTGGATGAGCTGCACATGAAAATTTGCTAGAAGTGGAAATGTAGTTGGTAAGTGTTGGACATATTTAGTTTATCATTATCAATGAGAGCAATAGACACATTGTTGATGTGTCTTTGTGTCTCCTACGTTTTCTTTCAGCCTACATACGATTGGAGTCGATAGAAAGGCACATCAGTATAATTCCTCAActtagatgaatttgaattcAATAAAGAAGAGGCCCACATGCCTAATCTTTCACTTTGGTATTAcataaaagtatcactatagcCCTAACTAGAGGCTGACTTGAGAGGCATTGCAATGGgttttacaatttaaagaaGACAGCTTTTAATACAGCATAAAAAAGTATTCAAGTGATGGGCCCAACCTTTTCTGCTGATCTtcaatattcattttacttttatCTAAAATTATTGAAGTGAGTTCTTTTGGTGGTGAATTACTTTCATTGGTGTCGTTAATGTTTATCtacagaatatgacaatatcCATCTTTCTGGTGAATTACTCTCACATGTTCTTCATTGTCCAATAAAAATCCGACACAGCTAGTCCAGGTATTGAAATTACACCACGCCTACTGACACAACACTGGTAATCTTCTTGTCCCCATTGGCTAGCCTTACAGGGACTGAtacacgatttcccccaaaattttctttttcacttttaatgatcaaaatctactgtctaatgtgtttaaaagattttgtataaaaattaaggttatacattatcacagaagctcattttagtgagtttattatttgttttgtaaacaaagattgcgatatgttattgtttacggaattttcaaaagaaatggatatcgatctaagtttattatatctttcacatttcaagcttTTTGGGGTTGAAATGTGTCATCTTAAGCTAAAAtctgtgactatgcaaaattaagatgctttatattacaaaatcaatatttcacttgtttgtttgactcgagtctttgtttacataacacatatttgaggctaaaatattgcttttattcttgcattcagaaggtcaaaattttggctgtcaacattaaatgagttatattttcaatgtttatcactaaaaatgaaaaatatttttatcaaaaatcatgAACCAGTTCCTTTAAAGGTCAAATGAAACGATATTCTGAAGAAATTGAGTTATGTAAGCGATTTTATTAATCAaggtttattaaacaaaaaaattcattttttactttttttttcattgcaaAATCTGTCAATACAGATGATCAAATGTACTCAATCACGATAATGATCTTTGATGATCGCGGCTTATCTCTCTTGCTGATAACGTCAGAAAGACCCACTGTGATGTAaacaatcatatatatataacatagtaTAACTAAAGTAAATGCAACACTGTGCTGCATTTTTAAATTGTATAGTATTAGGTCGCAGAAGGGGATGGCCATGTATCTCTTCCCAAGGGATCCcaaatttagaaaatatatgGGTACAAAATCCTCGATGCAATGAATTTGTTGCCACGAACACTGCACATCGGTAGGTCCTTCAGTAGCCAAACAATATGGACACAAATAGATCAATTTAAAATCAGACACTGTGCCAAACATTTTTGATTTTCCaaagattgaaacaaatgaACATAGAAAGTCAACTGCTTAGTTAAAGCGAGGACACTGGAAGTATGTATTACACACAGATTAATTATTGTATTTCACAAAAACACACCCCATCAATGAAAAAACTACacaaaattatattctattttcaCATTTGACCTACATTACAAACTCTATCAGTCAACGATATTCGTATAGTTTCATGATTATTAGGCCTTTACGTGTAATATAGCTACAATCATCTCCCAAAAGTATGCcacttttattttcttattatcaattataaaatttagttacattaaaattgtaaatatgtctttcattctgaaattaaaaaagaaaaccatgaAGTATCCTTATAacttatatttcatatactatatcagtactgataactgaacatgtttatataaaaaaaatcatattttataaaatgtaaaatagatCATATTCAAACAGCAGCTACGAGTATGTAAAgtgagaaaataaaacaatacctGCTATAGAATTAAACGTAAGCGAATTTTAGAAATAACTTACtattaaaaacaacatagaagaccccccccccctcccctgatTTAAAACAATGATTTATGAATTTTAGGGCACACGAGGAAACACCAGCTAATTATGAAGATGTCTACACCTACAAGAATATTTTAGCGCAATTTAATTTGTGGTTATTCCTATCAAAAGTGAAATGGGATAACCATTAGTTTACATTTTTATGACaataaatcataaatgaaatgtacacaagTTCATACGActtttaatctttttaaaataatagtTAAACTATCTGATGACATGGAATCTTGAATTCCACAGGCAgctgaagtatggacactactacccccTCCCCTTCTGAACTTTTTTATGCCAataatttctccaaaatatatggattccctgtctatggcgtcccaatttcgatttatgtaatcgttttacgcttttttgtaagatttagagATTGACCTTCTACCGCGTTTATTACTTGAAGGTCAATCTCTAAGCTCACAAAaatgtgaaacgattacataaattgaaaatggcatgggatagacagggaatccacacgtTTTGGAAAAATTATATCTGCAAAAATAattcagaaggggggggggggggggggtagtagtgACCATGCTTCAGGTGCCTGTTGTTGACTTATTCGAGATTATCCTAGCTCTGTAGAAGAACGTTATTCACTTACCAtgcatcattcctgactggTTTAAATTGAAATGGTTGCATGAACCACAAAATCGGGCAGTTCATCAGAACACAGAAATTCGCCCTTATCCATTCAATTAGTGAGAGATTtcgttaaacaaaattgtataaTATACACTATTTTCATTGCATTGTTTACATCAACAGGCCGTTGTGACGTCACTAACACATAGAATGAAGAACGATATGCGGGCAACAAATTCATTCTATGTACAAGTTTACAGCTTTAATTCTTATCAATGCaaagacaatatttttttatattacatgcTATTCAACTTCCATTCATACctatatttatgtttataaagtAAAATACCACTGTTGGAaatcgtttcatatgaccttgaaaGAAGTGGCACAGGATTTAAATTTGGGTTGgaaacacaggcacttgtttctctAATTGTTAGTATGCAGAggtcataacttatttacagaaataatTAAGTGCCTGTGGTTAGAAATCAGGGAATATTTTCTACATAAGTAGGAATGGCTTATAACAACGCTTAAAATCGGAGAGTTGGCATGCTTCAATAACtaacaaattttgttttgtatatgCCCCCATGTGGCAGTAATGAAAAGGATCaactttacatttacaatgtctGCAGTGTTGGTAAAAAATATGTGTTATCTACTATTCAGGGACAACAAAAAAATAAGTTTGATCTCTTCAGATAAATACTTCCAAATAACCAGTCATTTgaatcatgacctttgaccttgtgatctgaAAACCAATGGGAGCATCTActctttgacctttgactttgtgTACTCTAAATCAATAGAATTTATCTACTTCTTAGAAGTCTGTGTACCAATATAAGTCATATGTCTCTAAGGCAAATGGTTTTCAAGTTATTGAACGGACAATATTTTATCATGCCCAGTTCGATGTTGACCTTTAACTGATCTCAAAATCGATGTGTGTCATCTACTTCTTACATGTAGGTTCAACaagtttaccaagtttgatgtctctcAAGCAAAAAGCAAAGCATTCTTAAGATAAAGAGCAGACAATAttttactatgtccagtttgacccttgaccttatgacctgaaaatcaatacgATACTGGCAGATAGGTACAGAACAATACCGCAAATCTGGATATTTTTGCATCGATTTCTTTTTGCGAATTTGAGTAAAaagcctatatatttatttttgtgtttcttatttttgcgaatttacgtaaaaacatattaaacaagatgtgattgtgaaacacaaatacccccaataatggccaattccgaagatggccaaggtcacaaggacaaatatctaggtaccagtagaaagatcttgtcacaagaaatgctcatgtacaatatgaaagctcttaatatttatcatttagaagttatgaccaatgtaaaaaaaaaaatttaaagtaggtcaattgtcaaggtcaaaaggtttagtacccacggaaaggtcttttcacaaggaatactcatgtgaaatatcaaagctctatcacttactgttcaaaagttattagcaaggttaaagttttcaaaaagtaggtcaaactccaaggtcaaggttgcaAAAATGCTAGAAAGCAGCCAGaaagcaggtattttccccAGTTTTTGCTTTCAAATTcccaaataatgaaaacaaattaagcaCAGTAGcctaattgttcataaatctacTTCACGggcccacagattacaatttttgcttcaaaattgccAAGTAAACTTAATTTTCCGACCTatgcttatttgaatgaggtaaactttgaccaaattgaaagtcagaaggagtccaattataccttaaagcactctggattggttttctccctacttctttgtatgaaacatttttcccaAATTCAAGCAAATGTTGCTATTTTTCCCAAATTGGAAAAGTccaggcccttgaaatcaagaccttaaaaaaaccTGCCATGTTATTTCTCAATAGAAGGGTGTGTGTATCTTTATTAAATCGCCAGATGAATAGACATACTTTTGGTTTATCCCCGATGACATTGTCAacacatttacattttatattattatcttatattaaataaaaaatttgtttGCCCACTGACAAGTTATTGTAATTTTATCGGCTTGACTCTAAAATATGGTTGCCCTGGGCATTGGGCAGTGCTATTGATCTGAATATATTTACTAGTCTTTATTTTAGATGTGACCAACATCTGAGAATCAAGGAATGGCTACTGCCACCACCCAAGCACAGGAGCTCATCACCTGTGACCTAAACTGTGTCAAGCCCGTCCAGCAATTCTGTAACAGCTGCCAAGTTGGTCTGTGTGAAGACTGCATCAACAAACACGTCAAGAGCCTCAAGTCAATGAAGCATGACATTGTTCCCTTCACAAAGCGCACAGTCCAGCTGGTGTTCCCTCAGTGTACATCTCATTCCCACCAGAGATGCGAGGCCCACTGTCAAAAGTGTGACGTCCCGGTCTGCATAAAATGTCTCACAGGTTCACATAAAGGTCATGATGTTGTGGACATGGCAGACATTATTGCcagaaagagagaaaacatTAAAAGAGAAACAGAAGAAATTGAAAGCAGTATCATTCCAAAGAACAAGTCATATGATGCAGatgttgaaaagaaaatttccaaatccAAGGTCCACTATTCTGATTTAGAAAAAGAAGCCAAagataaaagaaagaaatggcACTTAGAGGTAGACAACAtctttgacaaacttgaatcactGATTCAATCACTCAGAGATCACGAAATTACGATACTGAAGTCATCCCAGTCCCAACTCAGAAGTCAAAATTCCAGTATGACACAAACTGTTcaagaaaacaaagaaatccTGAAGTCCAACAACGTGTCTAATGTCAACCATTACAAATCCAAACTGACTGAATTCAGAGGCATTCCACAAGTTCCTGATGTAATGTCACCCTCTCTCAAAACAAACACAGTCCAAGGGAGAGAACTCAGTCTAGAATTAGGAGAATACAGGGCCACACTGACACAGACAACATTATCACTACCCAGTCTGACAGATGAAGTCCTCTATTTATCTGTTAAGGAATTATTAAAAGAAGCCAAAGTGATTGCAAACATTCCAACAAATGTCGAAGAGTTACGCAGAGTAGCCTGTGTTGGATCGGATAGAGCTTGGATGAATGGAAGAGACAAAATGATACGATGTGTTGACGTACATGGAACTGTACAAGACACTGTCACCAGTACATGTCCTGTGTACCCTAATGACCTTACAGTGAACAGACAGGGACAACTGATTTACAGTGATGGTCGCAATAGTAATGTGAACATTGTCAGACATGGGAAGACAGAGACACTGATCACCACACCAGAGGGCTGGAAGCCAGTGGGACTGTGTTGTACCAGATCAGGGGACATCCTAGTCAGTATGGTTACTACTGATAAAAGTCATCACAAAATTGTCTGTTATCAGGGACAGAGAGTGACACAGGAAGTAGATAAAGATGAACACGGCAATCCAATTTATCAAGGAGGGGAATGGAAAATGCTTGTGACAGAGAACAAGAATGGTGACATTGTGGTTTCTAATATTAAAGCTGCCACAGTGGTAGTGGTAGACAGGAGAGGAAAAGTCCGATTCCAATACAACGACAAACCACCGGGGGGACAGGAAGTATTCAGTCCAAGAAATATAGTGACCGACTCCATGGGTCACATCATTGTGGCAGATGTTGGTAATGCCTGTTTACACATTCTAGATCAGAATGGACAATTcattaaatgtgtaaacaattgtGGATTAAATGATGGGCCTGTTGGACTGAGTGTGGACAGTGAGGGCAGGTTGTGGGTAGGGTTGTACAAATCAGGAGAAGTGAAAGTGATCcagtacatgaaataaacaCCCAGACATTCGTGTATATTGACATGTTAGCTGTCTGTGATGCGTGGATTTCCTTAAACTTTAAACTCTACAGCCTACATAGCTTTACTCTATACATACTGAAGTTATGGTGACCctaataaaaacatgaaaataaccATAACAACTGTGTAGATCATTAATGAGTGATTATATTATTGGATTAAATTAGTGCAGGCTCTAGTAATATTGGGTAACATCGAACAGCAAGCTAACgccaaataaaataatatatgtggTTCCGGTAACACAAGTTTATCTACAGAGAAGGAGACTAAATGAAGATTTTGAGAAATATAATATACTTTCATAAAGCCGTACCCAAGCACCAGGCCCCGGAATCATGAACGTCTCGAGTCAAACTCTACCGCTGTTTCCGACTCAAATATGAGAATTTTTCTCAAATTGGAGAGATGAATTTAATTAGGTGTGCCACGAAAATTAAGTCTTACTCAAGTTGAGACAATTTTTGagtttttctaaaaaaaaaaaaaaaaaagtttgctAAATACAAATTCAAGACCAAAATGACTGTCAATGAGACTTGTTCGGTGGAATTTGATGTGAATTTCTGGTTAAAGTACTTGGGACAGGAGCATTAATTCCGCAGGATGTTTAGTTCGAGGACAAGATTTCCCAGTGTTAGCACATTTGTACATCATACAATCATGTAGATATCTTTTTATATGTGACTTGATATCCAATGATTTGATTTATGAAACAGAGAAAAACTTTAATGTAGACCTAATTTTCTCCAAATTATCATGCAGTATTGTAAAtatgtttctaatttcattttggTAGTGTTGTTTAATACttgtacttgattgacaccCGTGATCTAGATTGTTCTGGACGTTCAATGTTTATCACTTCAGTAGAAAGACGATGTAACACTGATTACATAACTGTGTCTTTCATGAATGTTCCGGAGActtcatttttaatataaatacacTGTGAATTCTATGATGTTAAGCTTTGGTAGACAAGCACTTTAAGGATTGTGATCAAACgcattttttgatatatttgtgGAACAATAGGAATTATTCTGAATGGAATTAACAGCTGATTTGTGAGTTTTGTGTGTCAATTTAGCTCGGCATTCAAACCCACGACAAAAAtattaggggtgaaacga belongs to Ostrea edulis chromosome 7, xbOstEdul1.1, whole genome shotgun sequence and includes:
- the LOC125654121 gene encoding tripartite motif-containing protein 3-like; the protein is MATATTQAQELITCDLNCVKPVQQFCNSCQVGLCEDCINKHVKSLKSMKHDIVPFTKRTVQLVFPQCTSHSHQRCEAHCQKCDVPVCIKCLTGSHKGHDVVDMADIIARKRENIKRETEEIESSIIPKNKSYDADVEKKISKSKVHYSDLEKEAKDKRKKWHLEVDNIFDKLESLIQSLRDHEITILKSSQSQLRSQNSSMTQTVQENKEILKSNNVSNVNHYKSKLTEFRGIPQVPDVMSPSLKTNTVQGRELSLELGEYRATLTQTTLSLPSLTDEVLYLSVKELLKEAKVIANIPTNVEELRRVACVGSDRAWMNGRDKMIRCVDVHGTVQDTVTSTCPVYPNDLTVNRQGQLIYSDGRNSNVNIVRHGKTETLITTPEGWKPVGLCCTRSGDILVSMVTTDKSHHKIVCYQGQRVTQEVDKDEHGNPIYQGGEWKMLVTENKNGDIVVSNIKAATVVVVDRRGKVRFQYNDKPPGGQEVFSPRNIVTDSMGHIIVADVGNACLHILDQNGQFIKCVNNCGLNDGPVGLSVDSEGRLWVGLYKSGEVKVIQYMK